GTCTGATAAGGTCAAGGAAGCGACGCTAGCACAAATCCCAATGAAGCGTTTTGGACAAGCAGAACATATCGCAGATGCCACGGTCTTCTTAGCCCAACAAGATTATTTGACTGGACAAGTTCTCGCTGTTGATGGCGGACTTAGCATGTAAAAAATAAGGAAAGATATAGGTAAGACAGATGAAACTAAATCGAGTTGTAGTAACAGGTTATGGATTGACCTCTCCTATCGGAAATACTCCAGAAGAATTTTGGAACAGTTTGCAAACTGGGAAAATCGGGATTGGAGAAATCACTAAGTTTGACCATAGCGAATTTGCTGTGCACAATGCGGCAGAAGTTCAAGATTTCCCCTTTGATAAATACTTTGTCAAAAAAGATACCAACCGTTTTGATAACTATTCTTTGTATGCCTTGTACGCAGCTCAAGAAGCGGTGACAAATGCTAATCTTGATGTAGAAGCAATCGATAAAGATCGCTTTGGTGTCATCGTGGCTTCTGGTATTGGGGGAATTAAAGAAATCGAAGACCAAGTTATCCGTCTTCACGAAAAAGGCCCAAAACGTGTTAAGCCATTGACACTTCCAAAAGCCTTGCCAAATATGGCTTCGGGAAATGTTGCCATGCGCTTTGGAGCAAACGGTGTCTGTAAATCAATTAATACAGCCTGTGCCTCATCAAATGATGCTATTGGCGATGCCTTCCGTTCAATCAAGTTTGGTTTCCAAGATGTCATGTTAGTAGGTGGATCAGAATCATCTATCACTCCTTTTGCCATCGCTGGTTTCCAAGCATTGACTGCCCTATCAACTACAGAAGATCCAACTCGTGCTTCTATTCCGTTTGACAAAGACCGTAATGGTTTTGTGATGGGAGAAGGTTCTGGAATGCTGGTTCTTGAGAGTCTTGAACATGCTGAAAAACGTGGCGCAACTATCTTGGCTGAAGTAGTTGGTTATGGAAATACCTGTGATGCTTATCATATGACTTCACCTCATCCAGAAGGTCAGGGTGCAATCAAGGCAATTAAATTAGCTTTGGAAGAGGCAGAGATTTCTCCAGAACAAGTGGCTTATGTCAATGCCCATGGAACTTCAACTCCTGCTAATGAAAAAGGAGAAAGTAGTGCCATTGTAGCTGTTCTTGGTAAAGAAGTACCAGTATCTTCAACCAAGTCCTTTACAGGACACTTGCTTGGTGCTGCAGGGGCAGTAGAAGCCATCGCTACAATTGAAGCCATGCGTCATAACTATGTACCAATGACGGCTGGAACAAGTGAGTTATCAGACTATATCGAAGCGAATGTCGTTTATGGACAAGGCTTGGAGCAAGAAATCCCTTATGCTATTTCAAACACTTTTGGTTTTGGTGGACACAATGCGGTTCTTGCTTTCAAACGTTGGGAGAATAAATAATTATGAATTTAAATGAGATCAAGGACTTGATGGCTCAATTTGACCAATCAAGTTTGAGAGAATTTTCTTATAAAAATGGAACGGACGCATTGCAGTTTAGTAAGAATGAAGCAAGAATGGCTTCTGAAGCACCAGCTCAAGTTGCTCCAGTGCCAACTGCAGTAGCTGCAAGTCCAGTAGTTTCTGCCCCTTCAACTCCAGTAGAGAGTTCTGTGGAAGAAGCTCCAGCACCAGCTGAAACGACGGTTGCTCCAGAGGGTGATGTTGTTGAAAGCCCACTTGTAGGGGTGGCTTATTTGGCTGCTGGACCAGATAAACCTGCCTTTGTCACAGTTGGAGACAGTGTTAAAAAAGGTCAGACTTTGGTGATCATTGAAGCCATGAAAGTCATGAATGAAATTCCTGCACCTAAGGATGGTGTGGTGACAGAAATTCTCGTTTCAAATGAAGAAATGGTTGAGTTCGGTAAAGGATTGGTACGCATCAAATGATCGATATTCAAGGAATCAAAGAAGCTCTACCCCATCGCTACCCCATGCTCCTAGTGGATCGTGTCTTGGAAGTGAGCGAGGATACCATTGTTGCCATTAAAAATGTGACAATCAACGAACCTTTCTTCAATGGTCATTTTCCTCAATACCCAGTTATGCCAGGTGTTCTTATCATGGAAGCCTTGGCTCAGACTGCTGGTGTCTTGGAATTGTCCAAACCTGAAAATAAAGGGAAACTGGTCTTCTATGCTGGCATGGATAAGGTTAAGTTCAAGAAGCAAGTTGTACCAGGTGACCAATTAGTCATGACGGCAACCTTTGTGAAACGTCGTGGTACGATTGCCGTGGTTGAAGCAAAGGCTGAAGTAGATGGCAAGCTTGCAGCGAGTGGTACTCTTACCTTTGCAATTGGAAACTAAGGAGGATCTCCATGTTTCGTAAAATTTTGATTGCCAACCGTGGTGAGATTGCGGTTCGCATTATTCGAGCTGCGCGTGAATTGGGCATTGCGACCGTGGCAGTTTATTCAACTGCTGATAAGGAAGCCCTTCACACACTCCTAGCGGATGAAGCTATCTGTATCGGACCTGGTAAGGCGACAGAATCTTATCTCAATATCAATGCAATTTTGTCTGCTGCGGTCTTGACAGAAGCAGAAGCCATCCATCCAGGTTTTGGATTTCTTAGCGAAAACTCCAAATTTGCCACGATGTGTGATGAAGTAGGGATTAAGTTCATCGGCCCTTCTGGTGCTGTGATGGATACCATGGGAGATAAGATCAATGCGCGTGAGCAAATGATCAAGGCTGGGGTTCCAGTTATCCCAGGATCTGATGGTGAAGTTCACACGGCTGAAGAGGCGCTTGCAGTTGCAGAAAAAATTGGCTATCCAGTCATGCTTAAGGCATCGGCAGGTGGTGGTGGAAAAGGGATTCGTAAGGTTGAAAAGGCAGAAGACTTGGTCGCAGCCTTTGAGACAGCATCCAGTGAAGCTAAGGCCAATTTTGGAAATGGCGCTATGTATCTTGAGCGTGTGATTTATCCAGCTCGTCATATCGAAGTTCAGATTCTTGCAGATCAAGAGGGTCATGTTGTCCATCTTGGTGAACGGGATTGTTCACTCCAACGGAATAACCAAAAGGTCTTAGAAGAAAGCCCATCCATTGCGATTGGCAAAACCCTTCGTCATGAAATTGGTGCTGCAGCCGTTCGTGCAGCAGAGTCTGTAGGCTATGAAAATGCAGGAACGATTGAATTTCTGCTCGATGAAGCGAGTGGCAATTTCTACTTCATGGAAATGAATACTCGTGTGCAAGTTGAACACCCAGTCACAGAGTTTGTTTCAGGTGTTGATATCGTGAAGGAGCAGATTCGCATTGCTGCCGGGCAACCTTTACCTTTCAAACAAGAAGATATCGTCCTACGAGGTCATGCTATCGAGTGCCGGATCAATGCAGAAAATCCAGCATTTAACTTTGCTCCAAGTCCAGGTAAAATCACCAACCTCTACCTTCCAAGTGGAGGAGTTGGATTGCGTGTAGACTCTGCAGTCTATCCAGGTTATACCATTCCTCCTTACTATGATAGTATGATTGCCAAAATCATTGTTCATGGGGAGAATCGTTTTGATGCCTTAATGAAGATGCAACGGGCACTTTATGAACTTGATATTGAAGGAGTACAAACCAATGCAGACTTCCAGTTGGATCTGATTTCAGACCGCCGAGTTATCGCTGGTGACTACGATACTTCCTTCTTGATGGAAACTTTCTTGCCAAAATACCAAGAAAAAGAATAGACTTTCAAATAGTATGAGAACTAAAAGGGGGAGTTATGGCTCTATTTAGTAAAAAGGATAAGTATATTCGGATCAATCCTAACCGTTCCGTAAGGCAGAAACCACAAGCCAAGCCTGAGGTTCCGGATGAACTCTTCTCCCAGTGTCCTGGTTGTAAACACACCATTTACCAAAAGGATCTTGGGAGCGAACGAATTTGTCCCCATTGTAGCTATACTTTCCGTATTTCAGCTCAGGAACGCTTGGATTTGACGATTGATTCTGACACCTTTGTGGAGATGTTTACGGGTATTGAAACTCAAGATCCATTAAACTTTCCTGGCTACCAGAAAAAACTAGCTAGTATGCGTGAAAAGACAGGTTTGGATGAAGCAGTACTGACTGGTACAGCTAGCATCAAGGGACAAAAAGTTGCCCTTGGGATCATGGATTCAAACTTTATCATGGCTTCTATGGGAACCGTTGTGGGTGAAAAAATCACGCGCTTGTTTGAGTATGCAACGGTAGAAAACTTGCCAGTCGTTCTCTTCACAGCTTCTGGTGGAGCCCGTATGCAAGAAGGAATCATGAGCTTGATGCAGATGGCTAAGATTTCTGCGGCAGTTCAACGTCATTCCAAGGCAGGACTTTTTTACCTAAC
This genomic interval from Streptococcus oralis subsp. tigurinus contains the following:
- the fabF gene encoding beta-ketoacyl-ACP synthase II, encoding MKLNRVVVTGYGLTSPIGNTPEEFWNSLQTGKIGIGEITKFDHSEFAVHNAAEVQDFPFDKYFVKKDTNRFDNYSLYALYAAQEAVTNANLDVEAIDKDRFGVIVASGIGGIKEIEDQVIRLHEKGPKRVKPLTLPKALPNMASGNVAMRFGANGVCKSINTACASSNDAIGDAFRSIKFGFQDVMLVGGSESSITPFAIAGFQALTALSTTEDPTRASIPFDKDRNGFVMGEGSGMLVLESLEHAEKRGATILAEVVGYGNTCDAYHMTSPHPEGQGAIKAIKLALEEAEISPEQVAYVNAHGTSTPANEKGESSAIVAVLGKEVPVSSTKSFTGHLLGAAGAVEAIATIEAMRHNYVPMTAGTSELSDYIEANVVYGQGLEQEIPYAISNTFGFGGHNAVLAFKRWENK
- the accB gene encoding acetyl-CoA carboxylase biotin carboxyl carrier protein, yielding MNLNEIKDLMAQFDQSSLREFSYKNGTDALQFSKNEARMASEAPAQVAPVPTAVAASPVVSAPSTPVESSVEEAPAPAETTVAPEGDVVESPLVGVAYLAAGPDKPAFVTVGDSVKKGQTLVIIEAMKVMNEIPAPKDGVVTEILVSNEEMVEFGKGLVRIK
- the fabZ gene encoding 3-hydroxyacyl-ACP dehydratase FabZ, whose amino-acid sequence is MIDIQGIKEALPHRYPMLLVDRVLEVSEDTIVAIKNVTINEPFFNGHFPQYPVMPGVLIMEALAQTAGVLELSKPENKGKLVFYAGMDKVKFKKQVVPGDQLVMTATFVKRRGTIAVVEAKAEVDGKLAASGTLTFAIGN
- the accC gene encoding acetyl-CoA carboxylase biotin carboxylase subunit, producing the protein MFRKILIANRGEIAVRIIRAARELGIATVAVYSTADKEALHTLLADEAICIGPGKATESYLNINAILSAAVLTEAEAIHPGFGFLSENSKFATMCDEVGIKFIGPSGAVMDTMGDKINAREQMIKAGVPVIPGSDGEVHTAEEALAVAEKIGYPVMLKASAGGGGKGIRKVEKAEDLVAAFETASSEAKANFGNGAMYLERVIYPARHIEVQILADQEGHVVHLGERDCSLQRNNQKVLEESPSIAIGKTLRHEIGAAAVRAAESVGYENAGTIEFLLDEASGNFYFMEMNTRVQVEHPVTEFVSGVDIVKEQIRIAAGQPLPFKQEDIVLRGHAIECRINAENPAFNFAPSPGKITNLYLPSGGVGLRVDSAVYPGYTIPPYYDSMIAKIIVHGENRFDALMKMQRALYELDIEGVQTNADFQLDLISDRRVIAGDYDTSFLMETFLPKYQEKE
- the accD gene encoding acetyl-CoA carboxylase, carboxyltransferase subunit beta — its product is MALFSKKDKYIRINPNRSVRQKPQAKPEVPDELFSQCPGCKHTIYQKDLGSERICPHCSYTFRISAQERLDLTIDSDTFVEMFTGIETQDPLNFPGYQKKLASMREKTGLDEAVLTGTASIKGQKVALGIMDSNFIMASMGTVVGEKITRLFEYATVENLPVVLFTASGGARMQEGIMSLMQMAKISAAVQRHSKAGLFYLTILTDPTTGGVTASFAMEGDIILAEPQSLVGFAGRRVIENTVRETLPDDFQKAEFLLEHGFVDAIVKRRELPETIAKLVRLHGGSRG